One region of Clostridium sp. Marseille-P299 genomic DNA includes:
- a CDS encoding transcription repressor NadR — protein MEGQERREKILELLTSSMIPISGSDLAKRLGVSRQVIVQDIALLRAVNKNILSTTKGYMLYHRENQKVNRCFSVLHTTDQIEDELCTIVDNGGKVLDVIVSHEIYGTISVDLIIATRQDVYDFVEKVNAKKTVPLKELTCNRHLHTVEADNEQILDRIETALKEKGYIK, from the coding sequence ATGGAGGGACAAGAACGTAGAGAAAAGATTTTGGAACTATTAACCTCAAGTATGATTCCCATCTCTGGAAGTGACCTTGCTAAAAGACTTGGAGTTAGTCGCCAAGTCATTGTTCAAGATATCGCATTGCTAAGAGCTGTAAACAAAAATATATTATCAACCACGAAAGGTTATATGCTCTATCATAGAGAAAACCAAAAGGTAAATCGCTGCTTTTCGGTACTCCATACTACTGATCAAATTGAGGATGAGCTTTGCACTATTGTAGATAATGGAGGAAAAGTTCTAGATGTCATTGTTAGTCACGAAATTTATGGAACAATTTCTGTTGATTTAATCATTGCTACAAGACAAGATGTTTATGACTTTGTGGAAAAGGTAAACGCAAAAAAAACCGTTCCATTAAAAGAGCTTACATGTAATCGCCATTTACACACTGTGGAAGCAGATAACGAGCAAATTCTTGATCGCATTGAAACTGCTCTTAAAGAAAAAGGATATATTAAATAA
- a CDS encoding immunoglobulin-like domain-containing protein, translated as MNSKIRKVLCNVLCVIMLLTLTMLPNTVKASEIQKLSDNVFKSTDDLLIEDWYDLEIQFYGNDTYYSVTQNIYLPTSGKRGSTITWSSNNTSIISKTGVVTRPIVEDKYITLTATLTRSGKSEQKVFDLVVLKKEVDIPEVSMGAYYEVIKGQSFKLEGYVKANSEITSIVADISDYNFSSSKVTVNPKSTYYNLNSITLNTSDSRLIAGNTYTIRLYAKTDTYREEQEIATANIYIAPKVEAKYELLKGAQRNLYYYNQLDSTYKDYAYGYTTLGEDGSALTSMAMVISSFKDQVFDPIYMANWANKNNYIDTNYSNSSLIQVAANSHSLSVESLNPIYNNENTIKKVTQALKEGKLVVVLLTNVYNPTFGQTKDQFIVLRGITDSGKILIADPADNTQRTRTKKSEGYDIKTIINESKAVYNESGPFWIISNNEAIPKVTGLDSAYSILANSKLTLAGTVSAQSKLINVKLMISKEVNGTLTNEGIRLEANPDSSSYDLRRLGLNTASLKAGDYKIRIYATTSSDSKVSTLIYEASLTIRANDTQVLDQDYNKLSIGYSSGDSSNYVTGQLTLPTRGEGGSSITWISGNTQVIKINNGTGVVYRPTENTSVTLMATLTYGNNSKVKVFQLNVIAGKKTYITGNKDYYEVLEGEKVNLSGVVQSSSKITSLRVSIEGYPWYVNAAWPYSTSYNLNNFTIDTSDWNLRLAAGTYQIKVWITDDSYMEDKTPIATMTLKVTSQNKNALMDLKGIKITYAKGDSWKKVTKNITLPRVGKNGSIITWVSKNKSIISNTGVVKRPKYKDAKVTLVATVTYGNETLTRNIVLTVKAQYKNNWGKKHD; from the coding sequence ATGAATTCTAAGATTAGAAAAGTTTTATGTAATGTTTTATGTGTAATTATGCTACTTACTCTGACGATGCTACCAAATACTGTGAAGGCAAGCGAAATACAAAAGTTAAGTGATAATGTTTTCAAAAGCACGGATGATTTATTAATAGAGGATTGGTATGATTTAGAAATACAGTTTTATGGGAATGACACATATTATTCAGTAACTCAAAATATTTATTTACCAACCAGCGGAAAAAGAGGGTCTACAATTACATGGTCTTCGAATAATACGAGTATTATTTCGAAAACAGGTGTAGTAACAAGACCTATCGTTGAAGATAAGTATATTACCTTAACAGCTACTTTAACTAGGTCAGGAAAATCCGAACAAAAGGTATTTGATCTAGTAGTTTTAAAAAAGGAAGTAGATATTCCTGAGGTATCTATGGGGGCATACTATGAAGTTATAAAAGGACAGAGTTTTAAACTTGAGGGATATGTAAAAGCAAATTCTGAAATCACATCAATTGTTGCAGATATCTCTGATTATAACTTTAGTAGCTCCAAGGTAACAGTGAATCCAAAGAGTACTTATTATAACTTAAATTCTATAACATTAAATACTTCCGATTCAAGACTAATAGCAGGGAACACCTATACAATAAGACTTTATGCAAAAACAGATACGTATAGAGAAGAACAGGAAATTGCAACTGCAAATATTTATATTGCGCCAAAGGTAGAAGCTAAATATGAGTTGCTTAAAGGGGCACAAAGGAACCTTTATTATTATAATCAACTGGATAGTACCTACAAAGATTATGCGTATGGATATACAACGTTAGGCGAAGACGGTAGTGCATTAACCTCAATGGCAATGGTAATATCAAGCTTTAAGGATCAGGTATTTGATCCAATCTATATGGCAAATTGGGCGAATAAAAACAATTATATTGATACAAATTATTCAAATAGCTCTTTAATACAGGTAGCTGCAAATTCACATAGCCTCTCTGTGGAGTCGCTAAATCCAATATATAATAATGAGAATACAATAAAAAAGGTTACACAAGCGTTAAAAGAAGGAAAGTTAGTTGTTGTATTACTTACGAATGTGTATAATCCAACCTTTGGTCAAACGAAGGATCAATTTATTGTATTACGAGGGATTACGGATTCAGGCAAGATTTTAATTGCTGATCCAGCAGATAATACCCAAAGAACTCGGACTAAGAAATCAGAAGGATATGATATTAAGACAATTATTAATGAGAGTAAGGCAGTATATAATGAAAGCGGACCATTTTGGATTATTTCAAACAATGAGGCAATACCAAAAGTAACAGGTCTTGATTCTGCTTATTCTATATTAGCGAATAGTAAGCTTACATTGGCAGGAACAGTTTCTGCACAATCGAAACTTATCAATGTTAAGTTAATGATTTCAAAAGAAGTAAATGGAACATTAACAAATGAAGGAATCCGTCTTGAAGCAAATCCAGATAGTAGTAGTTATGATTTAAGAAGGCTTGGTTTAAATACCGCGAGCTTAAAAGCTGGTGACTATAAAATTAGGATTTATGCAACGACATCTAGTGATTCTAAAGTAAGCACATTGATTTATGAAGCTAGTTTGACTATCAGAGCCAATGATACACAGGTATTAGATCAGGATTATAACAAATTAAGTATTGGATACTCAAGTGGGGATAGTTCCAATTATGTAACAGGTCAATTGACCTTGCCGACAAGAGGTGAGGGCGGATCAAGTATTACTTGGATTTCAGGAAATACCCAAGTAATAAAGATTAATAATGGAACTGGTGTAGTGTATCGTCCTACTGAAAATACAAGTGTTACATTAATGGCGACGCTTACTTATGGAAATAACTCAAAAGTTAAAGTATTTCAACTAAATGTTATAGCAGGTAAAAAAACTTATATCACTGGAAATAAAGATTATTATGAAGTACTTGAGGGTGAAAAGGTCAATCTTAGTGGGGTAGTTCAGTCAAGTAGCAAGATAACAAGCCTTCGCGTATCGATTGAAGGATATCCGTGGTATGTTAATGCTGCGTGGCCATATTCTACGAGCTATAATCTAAATAATTTTACAATAGACACATCGGACTGGAACTTAAGATTAGCAGCTGGAACCTATCAAATAAAGGTATGGATTACCGATGATTCTTATATGGAGGATAAAACTCCTATCGCAACGATGACTTTAAAGGTAACCTCACAAAATAAGAATGCCTTGATGGATTTAAAGGGAATTAAGATAACCTATGCAAAAGGTGATTCGTGGAAAAAGGTTACAAAGAACATCACCTTACCAAGAGTAGGGAAGAATGGTTCGATAATTACTTGGGTTTCTAAGAATAAAAGTATAATTTCAAACACTGGAGTGGTTAAACGACCAAAATACAAAGATGCTAAGGTAACATTAGTAGCTACGGTGACTTATGGAAATGAAACATTGACTAGAAATATTGTTCTTACAGTAAAAGCTCAGTACAAAAATAATTGGGGAAAGAAACATGACTAA
- a CDS encoding 5'-methylthioadenosine/adenosylhomocysteine nucleosidase, which translates to MIGIIGAMEEEVTKLKELMTDVSVIKKASMDFYKGVYNGKELVIVRSGIGKVNAGICTQILIDLFDVSLVINTGIAGSLDANINIGDIVISTDTIQHDVDAVAFGYDLGVIPRMETSVFPADARLLELATRICKEVNKDISVINGRIVSGDQFIADKGKKDWLTSQFHGICTEMEGAAIAQAAYLNNIPFLIIRAISDKADDSAHMDYPTFEAQAIEHTVRLMTALISEI; encoded by the coding sequence ATGATAGGAATAATTGGTGCAATGGAAGAAGAAGTAACAAAATTAAAGGAGCTTATGACAGATGTCAGTGTAATTAAAAAAGCTTCAATGGACTTTTACAAGGGTGTATATAATGGAAAAGAGTTAGTAATTGTACGCTCCGGAATTGGCAAAGTAAATGCCGGTATTTGCACTCAGATTCTTATTGACCTATTTGATGTATCTTTAGTTATAAATACAGGAATCGCTGGCTCTTTAGATGCGAACATTAATATCGGTGATATTGTAATATCTACAGATACCATCCAACATGATGTGGATGCTGTTGCATTTGGCTACGATCTTGGTGTAATTCCAAGAATGGAGACTTCCGTATTTCCTGCGGATGCGCGCCTTCTTGAACTTGCAACACGCATTTGTAAAGAAGTAAATAAGGACATTTCTGTTATCAACGGACGTATTGTTAGTGGAGATCAATTTATTGCAGATAAAGGCAAAAAAGATTGGTTAACCAGCCAATTTCATGGCATCTGTACTGAAATGGAAGGTGCTGCTATTGCACAGGCTGCATACCTAAATAATATTCCATTTTTGATTATTCGAGCAATCTCAGATAAAGCGGATGATAGTGCACATATGGACTATCCTACTTTTGAAGCTCAAGCAATCGAGCATACTGTTAGATTAATGACTGCATTAATCTCAGAAATCTAA
- a CDS encoding response regulator transcription factor, whose product MSKILLVEDDTNIIKNLTEFLSSEGYTVTSVTGQKEALDKIENENFDLALLDISLSNGNGYAVCSGIKAKGNTPVIFVTASGDEFSVVTGLDMGADDYISKPFRPRELLSRIRSVLRRSGKVQSVIEIHGLSVDMVKGTVLKHGKELFLSALEYRLLLVFLSNRGVILSRNKLLEEIWDIAGDFVNDNTLTVYIKRLREKIEDDPQNPKIIKTIRGLGYRLEES is encoded by the coding sequence ATGAGCAAAATTCTTTTAGTAGAAGATGATACAAACATAATAAAAAATTTAACAGAATTTCTTTCCTCAGAGGGGTACACCGTTACCTCCGTTACTGGCCAAAAAGAAGCCCTCGATAAGATAGAAAATGAAAATTTCGACTTAGCTCTCTTAGATATTTCCCTTTCAAATGGTAATGGTTACGCGGTATGTTCAGGGATTAAGGCAAAAGGAAATACCCCAGTTATATTTGTAACTGCATCGGGTGATGAGTTTAGCGTTGTTACTGGTCTAGATATGGGTGCTGATGACTATATTAGTAAACCATTTCGTCCAAGAGAACTACTTTCTAGAATACGCAGTGTCCTTCGTAGAAGTGGTAAAGTACAATCTGTGATAGAAATTCATGGATTATCTGTAGACATGGTTAAAGGGACCGTATTAAAACACGGGAAAGAACTTTTTCTATCAGCCTTAGAATATCGTCTATTGCTTGTTTTTTTATCCAACCGTGGGGTTATTTTATCAAGAAACAAGTTGCTTGAAGAGATATGGGATATCGCAGGCGATTTTGTAAATGATAACACTTTAACCGTATACATCAAACGATTAAGAGAAAAAATCGAAGATGATCCACAGAATCCTAAGATCATTAAAACAATCCGTGGTCTAGGATATAGATTAGAAGAATCATAA
- a CDS encoding TIGR03905 family TSCPD domain-containing protein has translation MKYKTNGVCAREINIEVEEVNGNKIIKSVDFVGGCSGNTGGISKLVEGMPVDEVINRLEGVKCGVKNTSCPDQLAHALRGLQ, from the coding sequence ATGAAATATAAGACAAATGGCGTTTGTGCACGGGAAATTAACATTGAAGTTGAAGAAGTGAACGGAAATAAGATTATAAAATCAGTAGATTTCGTTGGTGGTTGTAGTGGTAATACAGGTGGTATTTCAAAATTAGTTGAAGGAATGCCAGTAGATGAAGTTATTAATCGTCTTGAAGGTGTTAAATGTGGAGTTAAGAATACTTCATGTCCAGACCAATTAGCACATGCTTTACGTGGCTTACAATAA
- the yfcE gene encoding phosphodiesterase: protein MKLMIASDIHGSAFYLKQLIECYKEEKADRLLLLGDLLYHGPRNDLPKGYAPKEVIQMLNEMKDELWCVRGNCEAEVDQMVLEFPVMSDSMILYLDGHTFFATHGHIFNEGNLPPMKKGDILLHGHTHVQALKVTDNYTYLNPGSVSIPKEGNQNSYMIYENGKVIIKSLDGVEISELVLS, encoded by the coding sequence ATGAAATTAATGATTGCATCTGATATCCATGGATCAGCTTTTTATTTAAAACAGTTAATTGAGTGTTATAAAGAGGAAAAAGCAGATCGTTTGCTATTATTAGGAGATCTTTTATATCACGGGCCTAGAAACGATTTACCAAAAGGTTATGCACCAAAAGAAGTGATTCAAATGTTAAATGAGATGAAAGACGAACTTTGGTGTGTGCGTGGAAATTGTGAGGCAGAGGTCGATCAGATGGTACTTGAATTTCCAGTAATGTCAGATTCAATGATCCTATACTTGGATGGGCATACCTTTTTTGCAACTCATGGTCATATATTCAATGAGGGAAATTTACCACCAATGAAAAAAGGTGATATTCTATTACATGGGCATACACATGTGCAAGCGTTAAAGGTGACAGATAACTATACTTACCTTAATCCAGGATCTGTTTCCATTCCTAAGGAAGGGAATCAGAATAGTTATATGATTTATGAAAATGGGAAAGTTATTATAAAATCACTAGATGGTGTAGAAATATCAGAATTAGTTTTATCATAG
- a CDS encoding PTS transporter subunit IIC, producing MERLKGILNRIFIDGLSGMALGLFATLIIGTIIQQIGNLLGGPIGDMLFLLGKIAACLTGAGIGCGVAYKFKESPLVVISAASAGMVGAFASQILKGTILLDSSTIQLTGPGEPLGAFVAAYIAIALGHFVSGKTKVDIIITPMVSILSGSVAGLFVGPPISTFMASIGELINWATYRQPILMGIIISVIMGMVLTLPISSAALGVALKLSGIAAGAAAVGCCANMIGFAVASYRENKFGGLIAQGIGTSMLQVPNIVKKPIIWLPAIITSAILGPISTQVLHMTNNPTGSGMGTAGLVGQIMAFETMAPDIGITMALLQIALMHFILPGIIAFLISEFMRKKGMIKFGDMKLDI from the coding sequence ATGGAAAGATTGAAAGGGATACTGAATCGAATTTTTATTGATGGTTTAAGTGGTATGGCACTTGGGTTATTTGCCACATTAATCATAGGAACCATTATACAACAAATAGGTAACTTACTGGGTGGTCCAATTGGGGATATGTTATTTTTGCTTGGTAAAATTGCAGCTTGCCTTACAGGTGCTGGAATAGGTTGTGGTGTTGCGTATAAGTTTAAAGAAAGCCCTCTTGTAGTGATCTCCGCTGCATCCGCTGGCATGGTAGGGGCCTTTGCAAGTCAAATTCTAAAGGGAACTATTTTACTTGATTCAAGTACGATACAATTAACAGGACCTGGGGAACCATTAGGAGCTTTTGTTGCCGCTTATATTGCTATAGCTCTTGGTCACTTTGTTTCTGGTAAAACAAAAGTTGATATAATTATTACTCCAATGGTATCCATTCTATCTGGTTCTGTTGCAGGTTTATTCGTCGGGCCTCCAATTTCTACATTTATGGCAAGTATCGGTGAACTTATTAATTGGGCAACTTATCGCCAACCAATTTTAATGGGCATCATTATAAGTGTTATTATGGGAATGGTACTAACTTTACCAATTAGCTCTGCTGCCCTAGGGGTTGCTTTAAAACTCTCTGGTATTGCTGCTGGTGCCGCTGCTGTTGGTTGTTGTGCTAATATGATAGGATTCGCTGTCGCTAGTTACCGCGAGAATAAGTTTGGTGGTTTGATTGCTCAAGGCATTGGAACAAGTATGCTACAAGTACCTAACATTGTTAAAAAGCCAATCATCTGGCTTCCTGCCATTATAACAAGTGCCATCTTAGGTCCAATATCAACGCAAGTGCTTCATATGACAAACAATCCTACAGGTTCTGGCATGGGAACAGCAGGACTCGTTGGTCAAATCATGGCATTTGAAACAATGGCTCCTGACATTGGTATTACAATGGCCTTACTACAAATTGCACTCATGCATTTTATCTTACCAGGTATCATAGCATTTCTTATTTCTGAATTTATGAGAAAAAAAGGAATGATTAAATTTGGTGACATGAAGTTGGATATTTAA